The proteins below are encoded in one region of Oncorhynchus gorbuscha isolate QuinsamMale2020 ecotype Even-year linkage group LG01, OgorEven_v1.0, whole genome shotgun sequence:
- the LOC124045607 gene encoding mid1-interacting protein 1-B-like, protein MQISESHLQKNSLFNSMNRFIGAVNNMDQTVMVPSLLRDVPLEEEREMAALKSSGNSDIEDGDMYSYYQLLKSIRCDIEWGVMRAEEAKKRKESRASISRLDSAEEDSEVSSEEDEDNLQKQFQFHMTGLHGVLSKLTQQANTLTNRYKQEIGIGCY, encoded by the coding sequence ATGCAGATCTCAGAATCCCACCTGCAGAAGAACTCCCTGTTCAACTCAATGAACCGCTTCATCGGTGCCGTCAACAACATGGACCAGACGGTAATGGTGCCCAGCCTGCTGCGGGACGTCCCCcttgaagaggagagggagatggccGCCCTGAAAAGCTCGGGAAACAGCGACATCGAGGACGGGGACATGTACAGCTACTACCAGCTGCTCAAGTCTATCCGTTGCGACATCGAGTGGGGAGTGATGCGTGCTGAGGAAGCCAAGAAGCGAAAGGAGAGCCGGGCTTCCATCTCACGGCTGGATTCAGCGGAGGAAGATTCTGAGGTGTCGTCCGAGGAAGACGAGGATAACCTGCAGAAGCAGTTCCAGTTCCACATGACGGGGCTCCACGGGGTGCTGTCCAAGCTGACGCAACAGGCCAACACCCTGACCAACCGCTACAAGCAGGAGATCGGCATTGGATGCTACTAA